A stretch of Vespula vulgaris chromosome 5, iyVesVulg1.1, whole genome shotgun sequence DNA encodes these proteins:
- the LOC127063873 gene encoding uncharacterized protein LOC127063873 — MSKITLYSLLVSPPCRAVLMVGEAIGIDFDVHEISLSNNDHKKEDFLKLNPEHTIPTIQDNDFVLWDSHAIAAYLVEKYAADDSLYPKDPQQRATLWQRLIFDASVLFHILKRICRPIFYGSEKKIPKLLMDELEEALELFDKLLEGKQWLVGDSYTIADICNVSTISSLTVIVQWDKYPNIQAWLKRCEEQLPGYEKYNTPGSKQLHEIFQQKVMSAIAFLNLPIAMSLKTFVNKSVPTLYMTELSPPVRSVLMTAYIIGLPLYKKEVNLISGEQRTAAYLKMNPQGTVPLLQDKDYYLWDSHAISGYLVHEYGKSDTLYPKDSKKRAMVDQRLHFDTGILYPEFKNIVYPVIGGEKIITKEKINRVENVYKTFDSILANSETKWLVGDTITIADLCNIATLSTLELFVPPTGKYHHLENWLASCKKEIPGYDEVNQRGLDKLVNYVKILLTKK, encoded by the exons ATGTCGAAGATCACTTTGTATTCGCTACTGGTTAGTCCACCTTGTCGTGCCGTGCTTATGGTAGGAGAAGCCATTGGCATTGATTTTGACGTCCACGAAATCAGTTTGAGCAACAATGATCATAAGAAAGAGGATTTTCTTAAA TTGAATCCCGAACATACTATTCCAACTATACAGGATAATGATTTCGTATTATGGGATAG CCATGCTATCGCCGCTTACTTGGTAGAGAAATATGCCGCGGATGATTCTCTTTATCCTAAAGATCCTCAGCAGAGAGCAACATTATGGCAACGTCTCATCTTCGATGCCTCGGTCCTTTTCCATATTCTTAAAAGAATTTGT AGACCCATATTTTATGggtcggagaaaaaaattccaaaattGTTAATGGACGAACTCGAAGAAGCTTTGGAACTTTTCGATAAGCTTTTGGAAGGTAAACAGTGGTTGGTCGGGGATTCTTACACGATTGCCGATATCTGCAACGTCAGCACGATCTCCTCATTGACC GTTATCGTGCAATGGGACAAATATCCGAACATTCAAGCTTGGCTAAAACGATGCGAGGAACAATTGCCGGGTTATGAGAAATACAATACACCAGGAAGCAAGCAACTTCATGAAATATTCCAACAGAAAGTCATGAGCGCG ATCGCATTTTTAAACCTTCCAATTGCTATGAGTCTTAAAACGTTCGTTAACAAATCTGTTCCGACGCTGTACATGACCGAATTATCCCCACCTGTCAGATCGGTCTTAATGACGGCTTATATAATCGGTCTTCCCTTGTACAAGAAAGAAGTGAATTTAATTTCAGGCGAGCAACGAACGGCGGCATATTTAAAG ATGAATCCACAAGGAACGGTACCATTATTGCAAGACAAGGATTACTATTTATGGGATAg TCACGCAATATCAGGATACTTGGTACACGAGTACGGAAAATCTGACACGCTTTATCCGAAGGATTCGAAAAAACGTGCTATGGTTGATCAAAGATTGCATTTCGATACGGGAATACTTTATCcggaatttaaaaatatcgtg taCCCGGTTATCGGCGGGGAGAAGAttattacgaaagagaaaataaatcgtgtGGAGAACGTTTATAAgacattcgattcgattttagCGAATTCGGAGACGAAGTGGCTCGTCGGAGACACTATTACTATAGCCGATCTTTGCAACATTGCGACGCTCTCCACTTTGGag CTGTTCGTGCCACCGACGGGAAAGTATCACCATCTGGAAAATTGGTTAGCATCGTGCAAGAAGGAGATACCCGGTTATGACGAAGTGAATCAGCGTGGTCTCGACAAGCTCGTGAACTAcgtgaaaattcttttaacaaaaaaataa
- the LOC127063693 gene encoding ras-related protein Rab-30-like, with protein sequence MEDYKFLFKVVLVGNAGVGKTCLVRRFTQGLFPPGQGATIGVDFMIKTVEVENEKVKLQIWDTAGQERFRSITQSYYRSAHALILVYDISCQPTFDCLPDWLREIEEYANNKVLRILVGNKIDREDREIPTHVGEDFAQRHGMYFLETSAKEAENVERLFMEIAAELMDQARSKELPRYETNATSINGKTTSIGDTNSCGCSRFS encoded by the exons ATGGAGGactacaaatttcttttcaaagtcGTCCTGGTGGGCAATGCCGGTGTTGGAAAAACTTGCCTCGTACGCAGATTTACGCag GGTTTATTTCCTCCAGGTCAAGGTGCAACAATTGGTGTAGATTTTATGATTAAAACTGTAGAagtagaaaatgagaaagtcAAG TTACAAATTTGGGATACAGCTGGACAAGAAAGATTTCGTTCAATAACTCAAAGTTATTATAGATCTGCTCATGCTTTAATTTTAGTATATGATATTTCTTGTCAACCTACTTTTGACTGCTTACCTGATTGGTTAAGAGAAATTGAAGAATATGCAAATAACAAAGTTTTAAGGATATTAGtag GTAATAAAATAGATCGAGAAGATAGGGAAATACCAACGCATGTAGGTGAAGATTTTGCACAAAGACATGGAATGTACTTTTTAGAAACATCGGCAAAAGAGGCAGAAAATGTAGAACGGTTATTTATGGAGATAGCTGCCGAACTTATGGat caAGCACGTAGTAAGGAATTGCCTAGATATGAAACAAATGCTACTTCCATAAATGGAAAAACTACATCAATTGGTGATACTAATAGTTGTGGTTGCAGtcgtttttcttaa
- the LOC127063686 gene encoding tryptophan 2,3-dioxygenase isoform X2 has translation MACPLSETITDDQSQEGTQLTKGPGLLYGEYLRLDKILSAQRLLSAEYNEEVHDEHLFIVTHQAYELWFKQIIYELDSVRSLFTSDSNVYNTSNHTSKIQNGVHILNESRTLEILRRLNRIVLILKLLVDQVSILETMTPLDFMAFRDYLCPASGFQSLQFRLLENKLGVKQEHRVRYNQNYTRVFGRDPKAIEEIKRSEEDPSLSCLVQRWLARTPGLESYDFDFWGKYKRAVERMLFEQEQTAQEQSEEQMKVYLTSNVRSRQAIFETIFNESLHNALVSRGERRFSYAALQGAVMITLYRDEPRFSQPHQILTALMDIDSLITKWRYNHVIMVQRMIGSQQLGTGGSSGYQYLKSTLSDRYKVFLDLFNLSTFLIPRHLIPPLTKQMKTRLSISWNGWSTDNNQNNAENNIKHS, from the exons ATGGCCTGTCCTTTGTCGGAAACAATCAC AGATGATCAGAGTCAAGAAGGTACTCAATTAACTAAAGGACCAGGCTTACTCTACGGAGAATATCTTCgtttagataaaattttatccgCGCAAAGGCTTCTCAGCGCTGAGTACAATGAAGAAGTACACGATGAGCATCTTTTTATCGTTACTCATCAAG CATACGAATTATGGTTCAAGCAGATTATCTACGAGTTGGACTCGGTTAGATCACTCTTCACTTCCGACTCAAATGTTTATAACACTAGCAATCACACTTCGAAGATTCAAAATGGAGTTCACATCTTGAACGAGTCAAGGACTTTGGAAATTCTTAGACGACTCAATCGCATCGTTCTTATATTGAAA CTTCTGGTGGACCAAGTGTCGATCTTAGAGACTATGACACCGTTGGATTTCATGGCGTTCCGCGATTATCTCTGCCCGGCTTCCGGCTTCCAGTCCCTGCAATTTCGATTACTAGAGAACAAACTTGGTGTAAAACAAGAACACAGAGTAAGGTACAATCAGAATTACACGAGAGTTTTCGGAAGGGATCCGAAAGCCATTGAGGAGATTAAACGTTCGGAGGAAGATCCCAGCCTCAGCTGCTTGGTCCAAAGGTGGTTGGCCAGGACACCGGGTCTCGAATCTTATGATTTTGACTTTTGGGGGAAGTATAAAAGAGCCGTCGAACGAATGCTCTTCGAACAAGAACAAACTGCACAG GAACAATCAGAAGAGCAAATGAAAGTATATCTTACGAGCAATGTTCGATCTCGTCAAGCCATCTTCGAAACGATCTTTAACGAATCTCTTCATAACGCACTTGTCTCGAGAGGAGAACGAAGATTCTCGTATGCTGCCTTGCAAGGTGCTGTAATGATAACATTGTATCGGGACGAACCAAGATTCAGTCAACCGCATCAAATATTGACTGCATTGATGGACATTGATTCTCTGATTACTAAATGGAGGT ATAATCACGTCATCATGGTTCAGAGGATGATCGGTTCTCAACAACTTGGAACTGGTGGATCTTCCGGGTATCAATACTTGAAATCGACATTGAG TGATAGATACAAAGTGTTCCTAGATTTGTTCAACTTGTCTACGTTTTTAATACCTAGACATTTAATTCCACCATTAACGAAGCAAATGAAAACAAGACTTTCAATTTCTTGGAATGGTTGGAGTACCGATAACAATCAAAACAATgctgaaaataatataaaacactCGTGa
- the LOC127063689 gene encoding Krueppel homolog 2, with product MADTTGSGDSSPQLERGWLALKQHVIENKIRAGLWFTRLLTMIFTISYIIPIFGNFYNIYYKALMSYAATSALRLHQRLPHVQLSRQFLGMLLLEDSCHYLLYSIIFLYAPPVTIVLVPIFLFAMLQFASFSLTLLDCLGQNSWWGIRLMISLVEFQSHKILRFCAFSEIIILPYTVFLVFTGRVGLLTPIIYYQFLKLRLASQRNPFTRNMFYEIRSILNTLAKKPAVPDILRKMIEGFLSLTQQMAPVRQ from the exons aTGGCAGATACTACAGGTTCAGGAGATTCATCACCACAGTTAGAAAGAGGATGGTTAGCTTTAAAACAACATGTAATCGAGAATAAAATTAGAGCTGGATTATGGTTTACAAGATTACTAACTATGATATTTACAATAAGTTATATTATTCCAATATTCGG aaacttttataatatatattacaaagcTTTAATGAGCTATGCAGCAACCAGTGCATTGCGTCTTCACCAAAGACTACCACATGTACAACTTAGTAGACAATTTTTGGGAATGTTACTTCTCGAAGATTCTTGtcattatttactttattctataatatttctttatgctCCTCCAGTAACAA TTGTGCTTGTAccaatatttttgtttgcaATGCTGCAATTTGCCAGTTTTTCACTCACATTACTGGAT tGTTTAGGACAGAATAGCTGGTGGGGAATTCGTCTTATGATATCTTTGGTTGAGTTTCAGTCTCATAAAATTTTGCGTTTTTGTGCATTTTCTGAAATCATAATTTTACCATATAcagtttttcttgttttcac agGACGTGTTGGTTTGTTAACaccaattatatattatcagtTCTTGAAATTACGCCTTGCATCACAAAGAAATCCATTCACGCGTAATATGTTTTATGAAATCAGAAGTATTTTGAATACTTTAGCCAAAAAACCTGCAGTGCCAGATATACTTCGTAAAATGATAGaaggttttctttctttaactcaACAAATGGCACCAGTACGTCAGTAA
- the LOC127063687 gene encoding cathepsin O-like: protein MTGLSIMCCVSDMEWRTVAVTILVVTLCFFAIPIRVGPDNNSEDIKLFENYVARYNKSYKNNPIEYSDRFERFQRSLRHIEKMNDLRSSQKSALYGLTKFSDMSEDEFLQKTLYSDLSERGKKHVSASYHREHRKRKERNHLEKRAAGIPLKVDWREKGIISPVKNQGSCGACWAFSTVEVAESMYAIKNGSLYLLSVQEMIDCARNTNLGCEGGDICSLLAWLKLTKSPILPESNYPLTRMTDMCKLKGATAKTKAGIKVMDFTCDSFIDSEEELLITLATHGPVAAAVNALSWQNYLGGIIQYHCDGAFTSLNHAVQIVGYDKSDTIPYYIIKNSWGPTFGDRGYIYIAIGSNLCGIANQVSTLDIIYK from the exons ATGACGGGATTGAGTATTATGTGTTGTGTTTCCGACATGGAATGGAGAACAGTTGCAGTGACGATATTGGTAGTGACACTTTGTTTTTTTGCCATACCTATTCGCGTTGGCCCTGACAATAATAGTGAAGATATCAAGTTGTTCGAGAATTATGTCGCGCGATATAACAAGTCGTATAAAAACAATCCAATCGAGTACAGTGACAGATTCGAGCGATTTCAG AGATCTTTACGACATATCGAGAAAATGAATGATTTACGATCGTCGCAGAAAAGTGCTTTATACGGACTCACGAAATTTTCTGACATGTCGGAAGATGAATTTCTACAGAAAACCCTTTATTCTGATCTATCGGAAAGAG GAAAAAAGCACGTGAGCGCGAGTTATCATCGGGAACatcgtaagagaaaagaaaggaatcaCTTAGAAAAAAGAGCTGCAGGAATACCATTGAAAGTAGATTGGCGAGAGAAAGGTATAATTTCTCCTGTAAAGAATCAAGGATCCTGTGGTGCTTGTTGGGCCTTCAGTACTGTCGAGGTAGCTGAATCGATGTATGCCATAAAAAATGGCAGTCTATATTTGCTAAGTGTACAAGAG ATGATTGATTGTGCAAGGAATACTAATCTCGGATGCGAAGGTGGAGATATTTGTAGTTTGCTCGCGTGGTTGAAATTAACGAAATCGCCGATATTACCGGAATCTAATTATCCGCTCACGCGAATGACTGACATGTGCAAACTAAAAgg aGCTACCGCGAAAACGAAAGCAGGTATCAAGGTGATGGATTTTACCTGCGACAG CTTTATAGATTCAGAAGAGGAGCTTCTGATAACGTTGGCCACACACGGTCCTGTGGCTGCCGCGGTGAATGCATTATCTTGGCAGAATTATTTAGGTGGTATAATACAGTATCATTGCGACGGTGCTTTTACCAGTTTGAATCATGCTGTACAAATAGTAGGTTATGATAAATCCGATACTATACCGTATTACATTATCAAAAATTCGTGGGGACCAACGTTTGGTGATAGAGGTTACATATACATCGCTATTGGCAGCAATCTCTGCG GTATCGCTAATCAAGTTTCAACGCTggatatcatttataaataa
- the LOC127063686 gene encoding tryptophan 2,3-dioxygenase isoform X1: MACPLSETITDDQSQEGTQLTKGPGLLYGEYLRLDKILSAQRLLSAEYNEEVHDEHLFIVTHQAYELWFKQIIYELDSVRSLFTSDSNVYNTSNHTSKIQNGVHILNESRTLEILRRLNRIVLILKLLVDQVSILETMTPLDFMAFRDYLCPASGFQSLQFRLLENKLGVKQEHRVRYNQNYTRVFGRDPKAIEEIKRSEEDPSLSCLVQRWLARTPGLESYDFDFWGKYKRAVERMLFEQEQTAQEQSEEQMKVYLTSNVRSRQAIFETIFNESLHNALVSRGERRFSYAALQGAVMITLYRDEPRFSQPHQILTALMDIDSLITKWRSLIFSDNHVIMVQRMIGSQQLGTGGSSGYQYLKSTLSDRYKVFLDLFNLSTFLIPRHLIPPLTKQMKTRLSISWNGWSTDNNQNNAENNIKHS, translated from the exons ATGGCCTGTCCTTTGTCGGAAACAATCAC AGATGATCAGAGTCAAGAAGGTACTCAATTAACTAAAGGACCAGGCTTACTCTACGGAGAATATCTTCgtttagataaaattttatccgCGCAAAGGCTTCTCAGCGCTGAGTACAATGAAGAAGTACACGATGAGCATCTTTTTATCGTTACTCATCAAG CATACGAATTATGGTTCAAGCAGATTATCTACGAGTTGGACTCGGTTAGATCACTCTTCACTTCCGACTCAAATGTTTATAACACTAGCAATCACACTTCGAAGATTCAAAATGGAGTTCACATCTTGAACGAGTCAAGGACTTTGGAAATTCTTAGACGACTCAATCGCATCGTTCTTATATTGAAA CTTCTGGTGGACCAAGTGTCGATCTTAGAGACTATGACACCGTTGGATTTCATGGCGTTCCGCGATTATCTCTGCCCGGCTTCCGGCTTCCAGTCCCTGCAATTTCGATTACTAGAGAACAAACTTGGTGTAAAACAAGAACACAGAGTAAGGTACAATCAGAATTACACGAGAGTTTTCGGAAGGGATCCGAAAGCCATTGAGGAGATTAAACGTTCGGAGGAAGATCCCAGCCTCAGCTGCTTGGTCCAAAGGTGGTTGGCCAGGACACCGGGTCTCGAATCTTATGATTTTGACTTTTGGGGGAAGTATAAAAGAGCCGTCGAACGAATGCTCTTCGAACAAGAACAAACTGCACAG GAACAATCAGAAGAGCAAATGAAAGTATATCTTACGAGCAATGTTCGATCTCGTCAAGCCATCTTCGAAACGATCTTTAACGAATCTCTTCATAACGCACTTGTCTCGAGAGGAGAACGAAGATTCTCGTATGCTGCCTTGCAAGGTGCTGTAATGATAACATTGTATCGGGACGAACCAAGATTCAGTCAACCGCATCAAATATTGACTGCATTGATGGACATTGATTCTCTGATTACTAAATGGAG atctttgatattttcagATAATCACGTCATCATGGTTCAGAGGATGATCGGTTCTCAACAACTTGGAACTGGTGGATCTTCCGGGTATCAATACTTGAAATCGACATTGAG TGATAGATACAAAGTGTTCCTAGATTTGTTCAACTTGTCTACGTTTTTAATACCTAGACATTTAATTCCACCATTAACGAAGCAAATGAAAACAAGACTTTCAATTTCTTGGAATGGTTGGAGTACCGATAACAATCAAAACAATgctgaaaataatataaaacactCGTGa
- the LOC127063691 gene encoding 40S ribosomal protein S3, with amino-acid sequence MGTRSISKKKKFVGDGVFKAELNEFLTRELAEDGYSGVEVRVTPTRTEIILLATHTQSVLGEKGRRIRELTSVVQKRFNFKEPQNVELYAEKVAQRGLCAIAQAESLRYKLIGGLAVRRACYGVLRFIMESGARGCEVVVSGKLRGQRAKSMKFVDGLMIHSGEPTNNYVNTATRHVLLRQGVLGIKVKIMLPWDPNGKLGPKDPLPDYVSIAEPKEEVRPLQPTSEIKASKDIPQPAPLV; translated from the exons ATGGGTACTCGttctatttcaaagaaaaagaag TTTGTAGGAGATGGAGTCTTCAAAGCTGAGCTCAATGAATTCTTGACTCGTGAACTTGCAGAAGATGGATATTCTGGTGTTGAAGTTCGTGTAACACCAACTCGTACAGAAATCATCCTGTTAgctacacatacacaaagtgtTTTGGGAGAAAAAGGCCGTAGAATCAGAGAATTGACCTCTGTGGTACAAAAACGttttaatttcaaagaacCACAAAATGTTGAATTATACGCTGAAAAAGTAGCACAACGTGGCTTGTGTGCTATTGCACAAGCAGAGTCGCTTCGATATAAATTGATTGGTGGACTTGCTGTACGAAG agCATGTTATGGTGTTCTTCGATTTATCATGGAATCAGGAGCAAGAGGATGTGAAGTTGTTGTTAGTGGGAAATTACGTGGTCAGAGAgcaaaatcaatgaaatttgtTGATGGCTTAATGATTCATTCAGGAGAACCAACAAACAACTATGTAAACACTGCAACTCGTCACGTACTTCTTCGACAAG gtGTATTGGGTATCAAAGTGAAAATTATGTTACCATGGGATCCTAATGGTAAACTTGGTCCAAAAGATCCTCTTCCAGATTATGTTTCAATCGCTGAACCAAAAGAAGAAGTACGTCCTTTACAACCAACTTCTGAAATAAAAGCCTCAAAAGACATACCTCAACCAGCACCACTTGTGTAA